The sequence CGTTCAACAGTGGGAACCGTGACGGAAATTTATGATTATTTACGGCTATTATTTGGGCGGGCGGGGGTGCCCCATTGTCCGATTTGTGACCACAATATCAGCCCCCAAACGGTGGATCAAATTGCCGAGCAAATTTTGCATTTTCCCGCAGGCACCCGGTTTCAATTGCTTGCCCCAGTGGTGAAGGGGAAAAAAGGCACCCATCAAAAAGTCCTAGCCCAGATTGCCCAAAATGGTTTTGCCCGGGTGCGGGTGAATGGTACGGTTTATCCCTTAACGGATGTTCCTCAATTGGATAAAAACCATAATCATTGCCTGGAAATTGTAGTTGATCGATTGGTGATCAAACCGGATTTATACAGTCGTTTGGTGGATTCATTGACCACCTGTTTGAAGCATGGGGAAGGGGTGGTTATTGTCAGTGTGCAAGAGGGGGAACAGTGGCGGGATTTGGCTTTTTCGGAAAATTTTGCCTGCCCGGAACATGGGGCGGTGATGTCGGAATTATCTCCCCGATTATTCTCGTTTAATTCTCCCTATGGGGCGTGCCCAGAATGTCACGGGCTGGGTTTTTTGCGGCGATTCAGTGCCGAATTGGTGATCCCCGACCCCAAATTACCCTTATACCAAGCCATTGCCCCTTGGTCCGATAAACCCCACGATTATTATTTAGGTTTACTGCATAGCTTGGGATTGACCTATGGATTTGAATTGTCCACTCCCTGGGACAAATTAACCCCAGAACAACAGGAAATTATCTTAAACGGTACGGAAGAACCGATTTGGATGGAGGGGGATTTTCTGTATCGCTCGAACCGGGGATTTTGGAAAAAATACGAGGGAGTCTTAGGCATTTTAGAACGGCAATATCGGGAGGCAAGTTCCGAATTGATGCAACAAAAATTGGATCAATATCGGTTAGATTCCCCCTGTCCGGTGTGTCAGGGTGCCCGGTTAAAACCCGAAGCCTTGGCGGTGCGGGTGGGGGGCTATCGAATCACGGATTTGACGCAAGTTTCCGTGCAGGAATGTTCCCATTTACTTGACCGGTTGGAACTCACGCCCCGGCAGGCACAAATTGCCCATTTGGTACTAAAAGAAATTCGGGCACGCCTGCAATTTTTGTTGGATGTGGGTTTGGATTATTTAACTTTAGACCGGGCGGCGATGACCCTATCCGGGGGCGAGGCACAACGGATTCGTTTAGCCACCCAAATTGGCTCCGGTTTGACCGGGGTTTTGTATGTGTTGGATGAACCCAGTATTGGACTTCATCAACGGGATAATGGGCGGTTATTATCCACATTAAAACGCCTGCGGGATTTGGGGAATACCTTGATTGTGGTCGAACACGATGAAGAAACCATTACTAGTGCGGATCACTTAGTGGATATTGGACCCGGGGCGGGGGTGCATGGGGGGCAAATTGTCGCCCAAGGAAATTTACAGGCAATTTTAGACCATCCTGATTCCATAACCGGGGCTTATTTATCCCGCCGCAAAGCCATTCTCACCCCAGCCCAACGCCGTCTAGGCAATGGCAAACGTATCTGCTTAAAAGATGCCCATCGCCACAA comes from Synechococcus sp. C9 and encodes:
- the uvrA gene encoding excinuclease ABC subunit UvrA — protein: MGSSNRDVIRIRGARQHNLKNVDLELPRNQLIVFTGVSGSGKSSLAFDTIFAEGQRRYVESLSAYARQFLGQLDKPDVDAIEGLSPAISIDQKSTSHNPRSTVGTVTEIYDYLRLLFGRAGVPHCPICDHNISPQTVDQIAEQILHFPAGTRFQLLAPVVKGKKGTHQKVLAQIAQNGFARVRVNGTVYPLTDVPQLDKNHNHCLEIVVDRLVIKPDLYSRLVDSLTTCLKHGEGVVIVSVQEGEQWRDLAFSENFACPEHGAVMSELSPRLFSFNSPYGACPECHGLGFLRRFSAELVIPDPKLPLYQAIAPWSDKPHDYYLGLLHSLGLTYGFELSTPWDKLTPEQQEIILNGTEEPIWMEGDFLYRSNRGFWKKYEGVLGILERQYREASSELMQQKLDQYRLDSPCPVCQGARLKPEALAVRVGGYRITDLTQVSVQECSHLLDRLELTPRQAQIAHLVLKEIRARLQFLLDVGLDYLTLDRAAMTLSGGEAQRIRLATQIGSGLTGVLYVLDEPSIGLHQRDNGRLLSTLKRLRDLGNTLIVVEHDEETITSADHLVDIGPGAGVHGGQIVAQGNLQAILDHPDSITGAYLSRRKAILTPAQRRLGNGKRICLKDAHRHNLKHIDVEIPLGMFVCVTGVSGSGKSTLINELLHPALAHYFGHKIPFPKELKAIHGLDALDKVIVIDQSPIGRTPRSNPATYTGAFDAIRALFAETPGAKARGYKAGHFSFNVKGGRCEACGGQGVNVIEMNFLPNVYVQCDVCQGKRYSRETLEVKYKGKSIADVLDMTVEEACGFFDAIPQAVSRLQTLVDVGLGYIRLGQTAPTLSGGEAQRIKLATELSRRATGKTLYLIDEPTTGLSFYDVHRLLDIIQRLVDKGNTVLVIEHNLDVIRCCDWVIDLGPEGGQRGGQIVAVGTPEQVANHPHSHTGRYLKTVLAQHPPLELTANAPA